The nucleotide window TGCCGATGCGTTTGACTAGGGTGCGACCGGCATGGATGCCTACTTTGTATCCGGTTTCCGGCGCCTCGGGCCAGCGTGCCTTCAGTCTTTTAACGAAGTGTTCTCCGCTGAAGGTGCGGATGGTGACGGCGGCACATAAGGCTCTCTCGTAGGCATGCTCGCCCCAAAAGAGGCCGAACCCACCATCACCTTGGATGTCGATGAAATCGGCTTCGAACTCATGCAATATTCGAACGGCGCCCTCGACGCCGCTCTTGTAAATGCGTGTGGTCGACTTGTCATGCTTACCGGTGCCGAGGTGCGTTGAACCCTTAAGGTCGCAGACCACAGATACGACATCGGGCAGTTTGATCCAGGTGTCGGACGACGACGAGGGTATGTCCTCGCTTTTGAAGTTGCCATCTTTCTCCACAACGTTCACCACGGAGTTGTTGAGGGCGATGTTTACTTCTTCGTCCAAAGATTCCAGCAGGGCGGTCAGAAACGGCTCGTCATCAGTCATGACAGCCAATGTAGGCGCTCCATCCGACAATCCGGATTCACCAGCACAGTAGAACTCCGATTGCAACGGCCAACGTGCCGATCAGAGCCGCGAATCCCATAAGGATTGCACGGTTTGCCCAGAGGTACTTTCGTTGGGCCACTTTCGCGTTTGCAAGCACCTGTTGCGCAAGGTGCTTCACAAGTAACTGGGGATCGTTCACGGTTGCACTGAGGTGCAGCAGGTAATCATCCTCTTTCCCGGTGTAGTGATGAGCGATGTCACTGTAATAGAGGGGGTTCAATTGGCCGGCACAGGGCTGGTGGCTGTATTGAGGAAGAAGACCTGCAGATGCACAGAACGCCGCCAGTAGAAGGAAAAGTCCCGCGACTCCCTCTAGAGAGAGCAGTAGGAAAGAAGGTCGTTCTGCTTCGAGCACCAGAACAATCAAACCTGCGGCGAGAACACCGAGGAAGGCGAAAATCACTCCGAGTTTTGCCTCAGCGTGCTTCACCCATTCGTTGACCAACGTGAGCAAGTTCCAAGATTCCTGGGCGGCAGCACGGTCCAACGAATCCGTCACTTGCGGAAGCTCTGTAACAGAAGCCTTCAAATTGGGGCCTAACCAGACATCGCGTAGCCACGTGAGCATCGGTAGTCCATTCAGTAGTCATTCGCATGCTTGATCACTTCTTCCACCAATCATCGCCAAGACAACGAGGGAGCGAGAAAGCGACGTCGTAATCCGGGTTGATCCAGGCCCGTCTCGCTAGGAGGCCGAACCTTCTGGATCCCTCACTGGACGGTGGGGGATCAGAACGGTCGTGCTTCATTGCATCGTTACGTTGAGGAGTGTTGTAGTTCGCAAGGGCCGTCCGTAGCGTCGGAGGGAAGATAACTCGGACGACTAAGTGAGCGGCTTTACTGTGCTGGATGCGTATTCGATTGTGGTGGGACGGGCTTCGGTGGTGAAGCGCGGCGAGCAGATACTTTCTGATCTTTCACTGGAGCTTTCTAGCGGTCTTACGGCTTTGTTGGGCCGGAACGGGGCAGGAAAGACCACCTTCATGCGCATGATTGCAGGGGTTCAACGGCCGACGGCGGGTACGGTCTCGACCAGCTCCGGCCAGCTATACCGATCAAAAGAAGAGACAGTCAAGCACTTAGCGGTGTTGGGATGGGTACCGCAAGGTCCCGGGTATCCGGGCGGTATGCGGGTGAACCGGTTCGTCGAGTACGCGGCATGGCTGAAGCGCGTGGAAGCACGGGACAGGCGATCAGCGGCGTTGCATGCACTCGAGGCGTGTAATGCTGCTGGGCTGCGAAAGAGGACACTGAAAGATCTGTCTGGTGGAGAACGACAGCGCGTTATCCTGGCGTCGGCAATTGTGGGTAGGCCACGGTTCCTGTTGCTCGATGAACCCACTGCGGGGCTTGATCCGGCTCAGCGTGAGAGCTATTTGGCTATGCTGCGAACGCTGAGCGAAACGACGACGGTCCTTTACTCCTCACACCTGGTCGATGATGTGGTGCGTACCGCTTCACGGGTCCTGGTCATGGACCGTGGCCGGATCTCGGCGGATCTGGCTGGTGCGGATCTTGCTGTGCCGGCGGACCAACTCGGTGACCGGTTGCGGGAAGCCGTCATCGCCAGCAACGACCGGAACGCTGCAGGGATGTCGTGACGGCAGCTCTGACTCGGCTGCGGTTACCGCTGCTGGTTCCTCGGCCTGCATTTGTTCTCTTGGCCTTCTTCGTTATTTTCCTGGCGTCCATGGTCTATCCGCTTGTCTTTCTTCAGCAGGATTGGCTGGGCTGGTTCCCGGCGACCATGAGTTCGTTCCTTCTGAGTACTGTGTTCGGGTCGCTGACGGTTTGTACTAGTGCAGCGTGGCTTGCCGGGAGCGTCCGACGCAGCGGGCTCAGCGAATGGACAGCCGCCTCCGCCCGAGGGGTCAGCGGTGTCTACAGCCGGCCCATCATCGTCTGTGCCCTCTTGGCGTGCGTTGCTTACACCACCGTCTTCGCCACCATGTTCCTAATGACGGCCGCCCGTGCGCCTGGCCAGGTGGCTCAGTATCCGGAGCTGGTCCTCGTGCTTCCCATTGCGTGTGCCTCGGCCGTCGCCTGGGCAGGAGTAGGGGCAGCCCTTGGCCGGTTCGTGCGCTCTGAAGCGGCGATCCCCCTGGCGCTGATCGTGAGCTATGCCTCCTACATCGTGCCTGCGTTCTACCTGTGGGACTCACCGTTCTTCGGTGTCATGCTCGCCGACGGACGCCCATGGGTCTACCTGCAGCCAGAAGACCTCCAACTTCCGGTGAAGCTGTTGTCCTGGTGCGGGCTGGCCGCCTTCTTCACCGCTATTGCGGTGAGCGGGAGACGGATGCTCGCCGTGGGCGCATCACTCGGAATCGCAGGACTGACCGCGGCAGCCATCCTCGGTTCAGCGCTCACTCCGATACCCGGCGCCGAAGCCCGGGCATGCCTCGGTGAGGCGCCGCGCGTGTGTACGGATCAGGCGCACGCCGCCGTCCTGCCCCAGTTCCACGCGATGACCGCTGAAGCGCTAGCAATCCTGCCAGCCTCCTTACGTCCGCGCGAGCTCGACAACGCAGCGCAACCCGAACCGGGGGTACTGCCACTCGCGCCGATGGACGGAAACACGAATCCGGCTATGACCATAGACCGCGACCTGATGATTGCCTCCCTCGGAGAGCAGATCTTCTACCAGTGCTCACCCAATGGGGGCCGGAACGGGCTTGTCCCCGCCAGCCTCTACGCGTGGTGGCGCATCGAGCACGGCATCAGCCTGCAGGAAATGGTGACCTTCACCGGTGCGCCATGGCTCCTCGATCCCGCGCTAACAGAAGCACCCAGTAAAGGGCAGGAACTGGCCGCCCTTCCGCCGGCCGAACGGGAAACCTGGTTTGAGGAGAACACCCCATACCTCACCGACTGCGCGCATGAGAAGGTGGTGTGGCCGTGAGACCCACACCAACACCGGCGCTCCTGCTTCACCATCGCGGCATCGACAAGGGCTGGGGACTGTGGTGGCTACTCGCCTGGGCGGCAGCGGTAGCCAGCTCCCTAGTCACCATCCCTCGCATAGATCCCGGCGTATCTTCGGCAAGTAGCGCCCTCGAACAACTCGGCGCCATCGGACTCTGCCTACCGTTGGTGCTGGTAGGTGTCCTCGTGCAGGACCGCACAGCATGGCTCACAACAACAGCCCCGCGCAGCCCAGTCCTCATGCGGCTGGGTAACCTCGGACTCATCACAGGTGTAAGCCTCATCTCCGCCATGACCGCAGCCGCGCTCTACCCGAACGACATCCGCTGGCTAAGGATCGTCAGTCTCTTCGCACTCCTCCTAGCCCTCACCCTGATCACCGGCGTCCTCATAGGTGGCGTGTGGGCTGCTTTTCTCGCCCCCGCATTCGTCATCCTGAACACGATTCCCGGTCTCATCCCTTGGGAATGGAACATCGTCTACAACCCTGCAACTGATCCAGTCCTTATACCCACGGCCGCAATCTCACTGGCAACAGCCTTCATAGTGGCCGCCACTTCGGCGGCAGTTCAGCGCAGCTTAGTACAGAGACCTGACCGAGAAGATGCGCGGTGACGGATCCCGTTGTCCCAGGTGTCACGGGTGGATCACAGTTCGACTGGTCGTGGCGAAATTCAGTACTAGCGCGAGTAGCCTTCGGAAATAGCCTGAAAAGGTCTGCTAAGCCTCAGGGGGACGGCTTATGAACTTGTTTGGTTTGCGCAGTGGCGAAGAACGCTTTGAGGAGTTCGGCGTTCCGCTGCTGAGCCTCATGCCCAACACCCGATTTGTGCTCGACAGGATCAACTGGCAGGGAACGGACACTGACCCGACCGACGTTTCGGAGGTGTCCTACATAGATTCCCTGCGGTCTGACCTCTCGGTCAGGACCTCAATTCGCACCTACAAGAACGGGGAAGTGGTTCGAAGTGTCGTCGACAACCGGACCGCCCTGCAAAGTCATCTGGTCACGGCTTGCGTGAAGCAGATCCTTCCCACCGGCCGGTCTTCTCGAGAATTACCGCATCGCTTGGAGGAATTTAGTCGGCGTACTGCGCGGATCAAGCTCCGCGACTCCACATTGCATATAGATGGGGAGGAAGTTGACACGCGAGTTGGCAGCTTCGACTTCCTCTCGGTGGCAGAGGTCGTCCTCGATGACAGGGTTGCGACACTAATCGGTCCAAATGGCTTCCTTGAAACCCCGATGGGATCCAAGTCATTGCCCAGACAATGACGAGATCAACACTCTGATCGTCAGCTGAACCAAGCAACCTCGTGATCCCTCCCCCCTGAACGCTGAGGGATCGCCTGCGACAGGCGAATGCAGGTTCAAGTTACAAAAGGACTATGACTAAGGCAGCGACGATCAAACCTAGAAGCATTGTGCTAAGGAGGTACATCCACCAGTTCTTGGAACCGACTGGACGAAGTCGCTGGCTCTCGACCGACTCGGTCAGGCCCAAGAAGTCCGTGGCTCGCCGAATCCGTCCGGGTTTAGAGCTCATATCCGGAGGCTACATCACTGATTGGTCGCGGCGCCCGCATTTCTTCGACCAGATTGGTGTTGATGCCTCCTACTCTCAAGGCAACGTCGCGCTTCAATCCGACAGCAGTGACCAGGAGTTGAGAGAGTCACTTCGGAGTTCGAAACAGGCCCGCGGTAGAAACAGCACGGTCAGGGATCCGCGCTGGGTGCAGCAGCATCGAAAGGGATCCGCTACTCCGAAACGTTGCCGAAGGTATCAAGTCCGCTCTGTCAACGCGGTTAAATTGTGTGGAAGTATGCGGGTATGCGGTGGACTGGGGATGCTGAACGCGGGGCGTGGATAGGGGAACTTCTCAAGGGACCTCTCGGTTCAGTGGCCAGTATCGTCCCCTCGGGTTTCAAAGCCTACGCTCGCATTCTGCACCCGGTGAGCGTCACCCGGCATAACCCTAAAGGCGAGAACAACCCGC belongs to Arthrobacter tumbae and includes:
- a CDS encoding Pycsar system effector family protein, encoding MTDSLDRAAAQESWNLLTLVNEWVKHAEAKLGVIFAFLGVLAAGLIVLVLEAERPSFLLLSLEGVAGLFLLLAAFCASAGLLPQYSHQPCAGQLNPLYYSDIAHHYTGKEDDYLLHLSATVNDPQLLVKHLAQQVLANAKVAQRKYLWANRAILMGFAALIGTLAVAIGVLLCW
- a CDS encoding ATP-binding cassette domain-containing protein translates to MSGFTVLDAYSIVVGRASVVKRGEQILSDLSLELSSGLTALLGRNGAGKTTFMRMIAGVQRPTAGTVSTSSGQLYRSKEETVKHLAVLGWVPQGPGYPGGMRVNRFVEYAAWLKRVEARDRRSAALHALEACNAAGLRKRTLKDLSGGERQRVILASAIVGRPRFLLLDEPTAGLDPAQRESYLAMLRTLSETTTVLYSSHLVDDVVRTASRVLVMDRGRISADLAGADLAVPADQLGDRLREAVIASNDRNAAGMS